In Desulfonatronum thiosulfatophilum, a single window of DNA contains:
- a CDS encoding riboflavin synthase, whose amino-acid sequence MFTGLIQGPGRVLGVMGQGASSARERETRLEISPDTPMQGYVRGESIAINGVCLTVESFSADRFAVYASGETLKLTNLGKLKPGMRVNLERALALGDRLGGHLVSGHVDCLAQVGEMRQVGQSRWFKILFPSEFATLVVPKGSVTLDGISLTVNSCGDNFLEVNIIPETWRNTTIAEWQPGRDVNMETDLIGKYVQRMVGPWTEAKKSSDHGISEAFLREHGF is encoded by the coding sequence ATGTTCACAGGCTTGATTCAAGGCCCAGGCAGGGTGCTCGGCGTGATGGGGCAGGGCGCCTCTTCGGCCCGGGAACGGGAAACCCGTCTGGAAATTTCGCCGGATACGCCCATGCAGGGGTACGTACGTGGCGAGAGCATCGCGATCAACGGCGTTTGCCTGACCGTGGAATCCTTCAGTGCCGACCGGTTTGCCGTGTATGCCTCCGGTGAGACCCTGAAGCTGACCAACCTGGGTAAATTAAAACCGGGAATGCGCGTCAACCTGGAGCGGGCTTTGGCGCTGGGAGACCGTCTCGGCGGCCACTTGGTCAGCGGACATGTGGATTGTCTGGCGCAGGTCGGGGAAATGCGCCAGGTTGGTCAGTCCCGGTGGTTCAAGATTTTATTCCCCTCGGAGTTCGCAACGCTCGTCGTACCGAAAGGCTCCGTGACCCTGGACGGAATCAGCCTGACGGTCAACAGTTGCGGAGACAATTTTCTGGAAGTGAACATTATCCCGGAAACATGGCGTAACACCACTATTGCCGAGTGGCAGCCCGGCCGGGATGTGAATATGGAAACCGACCTGATCGGGAAGTACGTGCAACGCATGGTGGGGCCCTGGACCGAGGCGAAAAAATCCTCGGACCACGGCATCAGTGAGGCGTTTCTGCGCGAACATGGATTTTAA
- the ribD gene encoding bifunctional diaminohydroxyphosphoribosylaminopyrimidine deaminase/5-amino-6-(5-phosphoribosylamino)uracil reductase RibD: MNSFPLPDNAEAIMLEAVALAELGKGLTVPNPCVGAVLTRDGQIVAKGYHHGPGQAHAEVEALRDARERGVDPRECILWVTLEPCNHTGRTPPCTQAIIQAGVSRVVVGATDPNPRVVGGGIAFLLDHGVQVVTGIAETACEDLIADFLTWVHTPCPYLYLKLAATLDGRIAARSGDSQWITNAVSRAMVHELRGRAQAVMVGAGTLRVDNPRLTCRGVSGAAPQSSRFQPLAVVVGSSLPEPGADLFLLRERPMETIFLTTVETASSARADDLRELGVRVWGAGTGDLVDLRSGLVRLRSELGVMDVLCEGGGGLAQHLVSENLVGEWWLFLAPKTLGDAQAVSMLSGSTVERMNGARHWRTARVRRLENDLLLVLRPDDMAAGKAEDKERS; encoded by the coding sequence TTGAACAGCTTTCCGCTTCCTGACAACGCTGAAGCGATCATGCTGGAGGCTGTTGCTCTGGCAGAGCTGGGCAAGGGGCTGACCGTTCCCAACCCTTGCGTCGGAGCCGTCCTGACCCGAGATGGTCAGATCGTTGCAAAGGGCTATCATCACGGCCCAGGTCAGGCCCATGCCGAAGTGGAAGCCCTGCGCGACGCAAGAGAACGCGGCGTGGACCCTCGCGAATGCATCCTTTGGGTGACGTTGGAGCCCTGCAATCATACCGGGCGCACCCCCCCTTGTACTCAGGCCATTATCCAAGCCGGCGTCTCCCGTGTCGTGGTGGGGGCGACGGACCCGAATCCGCGCGTGGTGGGAGGCGGGATCGCCTTTCTACTCGATCATGGCGTGCAGGTCGTGACCGGCATCGCCGAAACGGCCTGCGAAGATCTGATTGCCGATTTTCTGACCTGGGTGCACACTCCCTGCCCCTACCTCTATTTAAAGCTGGCCGCGACCCTGGACGGACGTATTGCCGCACGTTCCGGGGATTCCCAATGGATCACCAACGCCGTCTCCAGGGCAATGGTCCATGAACTGCGCGGACGGGCCCAAGCCGTGATGGTGGGGGCCGGAACATTGCGCGTGGACAATCCCAGGCTGACCTGCCGCGGAGTTTCCGGCGCTGCACCGCAAAGCTCAAGATTCCAGCCCCTGGCCGTGGTGGTCGGGTCCAGTCTGCCTGAACCGGGCGCCGACCTGTTCCTCCTGCGCGAACGCCCCATGGAAACAATTTTTCTGACAACCGTCGAAACAGCGTCCAGCGCCCGGGCGGACGACTTGCGCGAGCTTGGCGTCCGGGTCTGGGGGGCAGGGACCGGCGATCTCGTCGATCTCCGGTCAGGTCTTGTCCGGCTGCGATCCGAGCTGGGCGTGATGGATGTCCTTTGCGAGGGAGGCGGCGGATTGGCCCAGCATCTGGTCTCCGAAAATTTGGTGGGCGAGTGGTGGCTGTTTCTCGCGCCCAAAACCCTTGGCGACGCCCAGGCCGTGTCCATGCTTTCCGGTTCCACGGTGGAGCGGATGAACGGAGCCCGGCATTGGCGAACAGCCCGGGTGCGCCGGCTTGAGAATGATCTTCTGCTGGTTTTGCGCCCGGATGATATGGCTGCGGGCAAGGCTGAAGACAAGGAGCGAAGCTGA
- a CDS encoding deoxycytidylate deaminase — translation MRLPWPDYFMGIARLVAERSTCLRRRVGAVAVQDKRILATGYNGAAAGLDHCLDIGCLREQMGIPSGQRHELCRGLHAEQNVIIQAAMYGIRLSGAQLFCTTQPCLICTKMLINCGIGAIFFEQGYPDELAVNMLREAGVRFEQLSAS, via the coding sequence ATGCGTCTGCCTTGGCCGGACTATTTCATGGGCATCGCCAGACTCGTGGCTGAACGCTCCACCTGTTTGCGGCGCCGGGTCGGCGCTGTTGCCGTGCAGGACAAGCGGATATTGGCCACGGGATACAACGGTGCGGCGGCCGGTCTGGACCATTGCCTGGATATCGGATGCCTGCGCGAACAAATGGGCATACCTTCGGGGCAACGCCACGAACTCTGCCGCGGGTTGCATGCCGAGCAGAACGTGATCATCCAGGCCGCCATGTACGGCATTCGCCTGTCCGGCGCCCAACTCTTCTGCACCACGCAACCCTGTCTGATCTGCACGAAAATGCTCATCAATTGCGGCATCGGGGCCATTTTTTTCGAGCAAGGTTATCCGGACGAACTGGCCGTGAACATGCTGCGCGAAGCAGGAGTGCGCTTTGAACAGCTTTCCGCTTCCTGA